From one Labeo rohita strain BAU-BD-2019 chromosome 8, IGBB_LRoh.1.0, whole genome shotgun sequence genomic stretch:
- the spinb gene encoding spindlin b, with amino-acid sequence MECPYRSRMNQHRSKDTGVRGVSGGRSMMKKKSSHKHKHMHHCSPAESPSESIVGCRIQHKWKEDVYSPVSWWTGTVLVQVPVNSSLYLIKYDGVDCVYGLEIFKDQRVQNLEISPGEIASFRMSDSRLADQLLGRPVVHLFETDDGSKDEWRGLVLSRAPSMPAWFFITYEKDPMLYMYQLLQDYKDGDLRILPDSDDPAEFKEPGEVCDTLVGKQVECMNKDGTQRMGTIIQQVQAKPSVYFIKFDDDYHIYVYDMVGS; translated from the exons ATGGAGTGTCCGTACAGGAGCCGCATGAACCAGCATCGCTCCAAAGACACTGGAG TTCGTGGTGTGTCGGGTGGCCGGTCTATGATGAAGAAAAAGAGCTCTCACAA GCACAAACACATGCATCACTGCAGTCCCGCCGAGTCTCCCAGTGAAAGCATTGTGGGCTGTCGAATACAACACAAATGGAAGGAAGACGTCTACAGTCCGGTGTCTTGGTGGACAGGGACAGTACTAGTCCAAGTGCCAGTCAACTCATCTCTCTACCTCATTAAGTACGACGGAGTGGACTGTGTCTACGGCCTGGAGATCTTCAAAGATCAGAGGGTTCAGAATCTGGAGATTTCACCCGGGGAAATCGCCTCGTTTCGAATGAGTGACTCTCGTCTCGCGGACCAGCTGCTGGGACGGCCGGTGGTTCACCTGTTTGAGACGGATGATGGCTCGAAGGATGAGTGGAGGGGTTTGGTGCTCTCCAGAGCTCCCAGCATGCCTGCTTGGTTCTTCATTACGTATGAGAAAGATCCCATGCTTTACATGTACCAGCTGCTGCAGGATTATAAAGACGGAGACCTTCGGATACTTCCGGATTCAG ATGATCCGGCAGAGTTCAAAGAGCCAGGTGAAGTGTGCGACACGCTGGTTGGGAAGCAGGTTGAGTGTATGAATAAGGACGGCACGCAGAGGATGGGCACCATCATCCAGCAGGTTCAGGCCAAACCGTCTGTTTACTTTATCAAGTTCGATGATGACTATCACATCTACGTCTACGACATGGTCGGATCATAA
- the csgalnact1b gene encoding chondroitin sulfate N-acetylgalactosaminyltransferase 1: MLKRWFLGKRVIAALLFCFVLLLYRQACRSQIQTRSGHPTDEDAYESLLHQHERQYLQQTTNLTRLISQLKAELQERSRQLQRSAVIFPLEHEEQNQSELEEFMRKQLRRAGKIFTGEPLPNEFAVLPFETFTLRQVYQLETGLTRLPVESPLRQDRKNEMNGALEAALHLLNEPQLRDSQQRRIYSPQHFYEGILRTERDKGTLYDLTFRENGVPNFRRLVFFRPFAPLMKVKEELMDASQILINIIVPLADTVESFRQFMQHFSDVCIRQDGRTHLTVVFFGHEKTNEVKGILDAVSRRMKYRNLTLIHLNEAFSRGRGLQVGARAWKRSNVLLFFCDVNVRFGAEFLNSCRMNAEAGKKVFYPVMFSLYNPEIIYGQHIPSAQDQLVIRKDFGFWKDVDYGMTCQYRSDFINTGGFDVSAKGRATEDVHLYRKFLHSNLMVVRAPSRHLFHLWHPTVCHAHLSSEALKLCLQTKALNEASHSQLGQMIFHQEIDNHLHKYNQHNIKS, translated from the exons ATGCTGAAGCGATGGTTTCTAGGAAAGCGTGTCATTGCTGCGTTGCTCTTCTGCTTCGTTCTGCTCCTGTATCGTCAGGCCTGCAGGTCTCAAATCCAAACCCGGTCAGGACATCCAACAGATGAAGATGCCTACGAGTCTTTACTGCACCAGCACGAGCGCCAGTATCTTCAGCAGACCACAAACCTCACCAGACTGATCTCACAGCTGAAAGCGGAGCTGCAGGAGAGGAGCAGACAGCTGCAGAGATCCGCTGTGATCTTCCCGCTGGAGCATGAAGAGCAGAACCAGTCAGAGCTGGAGGAGTTCATGCGGAAGCAGCTCAGACGGGCCGGCAAGATCTTCACAGGAGAACCGCTGCCGAATGAGTTTGCGGTTCTGCCGTTCGAGACCTTCACCCTGCGCCAGGTCTATCAGCTGGAAACCGGACTGACGCGACTCCCGGTGGAAAGTCCGCTTCGTCAGGACCGCAAGAACGAGATGAACGGGGCGTTAGAAGCGGCGCTGCATCTGCTGAATGAACCTCAACTCAGAGACTCGCAGCAGCGCAGGATTTACTCTCCTCAACACTTCTATGAAG GAATCTTACGCACAGAGAGGGACAAAGGAACGTTATATGATCTCACGTTCAGAGAAAACGGTGTTCCAAATTTCAGGAGGCTGGTCTTCTTCCGTCCGTTTGCTCCGCTGATGAAGGTGAAGGAGGAACTGATGGACGCGTCTCAGATCCTCATCAATATAATCGTACCACTAGCAGACACAGTGGAGTCATTCAGACAATTCATGCAACATTTCAG TGATGTTTGCATTCGTCAGGATGGACGGACACATCTCACCGTGGTGTTTTTTGGGCATGAAAAGACGAATGAAGTGAAAGGAATTCTGGATGCAGTGTCAAG GAGAATGAAATACCGGAACTTGACGCTGATCCATCTGAACGAAGCGTTCTCCAGAGGACGAGGCCTGCAAGTCGGCGCTCGAGCCTGGAAGCGAAGCAACGTCCTCCTGTTTTTCTGTGATGTGAACGTTCGGTTTGGCGCAGAGTTCCTGAACTCGTGCCGTATGAACGCAGAAGCAG gtaaaaaagtgttttatccAGTGATGTTCAGCCTGTATAATCCAGAGATCATCTATGGTCAGCACATCCCTTCTGCTCAAGATCAGCTT GTGATCAGGAAAGATTTTGGCTTCTGGAAGGACGTTGATTATGGGATGACGTGTCAGTAcagatcagatttcattaaCACAG GTGGATTTGATGTTTCTGCAAAAGGCAGAGCTACAGAAGATGTTCATCTCTACAGGAAGTTCCTGCACAGCAATCTGATGGTGGTTCGCGCTCCGTCACGCCACCTGTTTCACTTGTGGCATCCAACTGTCTGTCACGCACATTTATCCAGCGAGGCGCTTAAACTGTGTTTGCAGACCAAAGCGCTGAATGAGGCGTCTCACAGTCAGCTGGGACAGATGATCTTCCACCAAGAGATCGACAATCATCTGCACAAATACAACCAGCACAATATCAAGTCATGA
- the LOC127169741 gene encoding phospholipid phosphatase 1 — MLNCKFSKDSRSVFSELRMFETKGIFSICVDVGCLLLAGLPFAILNIQHTPFKRGFFCSDDSIRYPFKEDTISYQLLMGIMIPFALFVIIFGECFSIYLRSRASLSYEYVACVYKAVGSFVFGAALSQSLTDIAKYTIGRLRPHFLTVCKPHWSLIDCKSGYIENFTCTGDPVIVNEGRLSFYSGHSSFSMYCMLFLALYLQSRLRAGWARLVRPTLQFSFIAASLYVGLSRVSDYKHHWSDVLTGLIQGAAVALFTVFFVSDLFSNKRTSNKDEEISHTSLQETSDPPNHYGSTE, encoded by the exons ATGCTCAATTGTAAGTTCTCCAAAGACTCCAGAAGTGTGTTTTCGGAGCTGAGAATGTTCGAGACCAAAGGAATCTTCAGTATTTGTGTGGATGTCGGCTGTCTGCTGCTCG CTGGACTTCCATTTGCGATATTGAATATTCAGCACACGCCGTTCAAAAGAGGCTTTTTCTGCAGCGATGACTCCATCAGGTACCCCTTTAAAGAAGATACCATATCCTACCAGTTACTGATGGGAATAATGATTCCATTTGCACTGTTCGTA ATAATCTTCGGTGAGTGTTTTTCCATATATCTGCGGTCCAGAGCTTCCCTCAGTTATGAGTATGTAGCGTGTGTGTACAAGGCCGTGGGATCTTTCGTGTTTGGAGCGGCGTTGAGCCAGTCGCTGACCGACATCGCCAAATACACCATCGGCCGACTGCGGCCGCACTTCCTGACTGTGTGTAAACCGCACTGGAGCCTCATTGATTGTAAATCTGGTTATATTGAAAACTTCACATGCACAGGAGATCCAGTCATCGTCAATGAAGGCCG ACTTTCCTTTTATTCTGGTCACTCATCATTCTCCATGTACTGTATGCTGTTCCTCGCT CTGTATCTCCAGTCTAGACTGAGAGCAGGTTGGGCTCGATTGGTTCGGCCGACTCTCCAGTTCTCTTTCATCGCCGCGTCTCTTTACGTGGGTCTGTCACGCGTCTCTGATTATAAACACCACTGGAGTGACGTTCTCACTGGACTCATACAGGGAGCCGCCGTGGCACTGTTTACT GTGTTCTTTGTATCCGATCTGTTCAGCAACAAACGCACGTCAAATAAAGACGAGGAGATCTCGCACACAAGTCTTCAGGAGACGTCAGATCCACCAAACCACTACGGCAGCACAGAGTGA